Below is a window of Synechococcus sp. MW101C3 DNA.
CGTTCGCCAAGGAACTGCTCGACAGCCTGCAGGTGGTGATTCCGGTGCGCAATGAACGACTGACGATCGCCCATGTGATCGGCCAGCTGCAGCACCAGGGGCTGCGGCGCATCCGGGTGGTGGACAACGGCAGCAGCGATGGCAGCGCCCTGATCGCCGCCGCGCAGGGGGCGGAGGTGCTGAGCGAACCGCGCCTCGGCTACGGCAGGGCCTGCTGGCGCGGCTGCCTTGAGCTCGACCCCGCGGTGCGCTGGCTGCTGTTCTGCGATGGCGACGGCAGCGATCCGATCGAGGAGCTGCCCCGCTTCCTGCCGCTGCTGCACGACCACGACCTGCTGCTGGGCGATCGCACCGCCACGGCCGCGGGGCGGGCGGCACTCACCCCCCTGCAGCACTGGGGCAACCGTCTGGCGACGGGGCTGGTGGCCCTGGGCTGGGGCTTCCGCTACCGCGACCTGGGGCCCCTGCGCCTGGTGCGCCGCTCTGCCTTCGAGGCGATGGGGATGCGCGACAGGGGCTACGGCTGGACGCTGGAGATGCAGGTGCGGGCGATCGAGCTGGGCCTGCGCATCGGCGAGATTCCCATCTCCCACCGACC
It encodes the following:
- a CDS encoding glycosyltransferase family 2 protein; its protein translation is MAIDSSQSRPEPQPPFAKELLDSLQVVIPVRNERLTIAHVIGQLQHQGLRRIRVVDNGSSDGSALIAAAQGAEVLSEPRLGYGRACWRGCLELDPAVRWLLFCDGDGSDPIEELPRFLPLLHDHDLLLGDRTATAAGRAALTPLQHWGNRLATGLVALGWGFRYRDLGPLRLVRRSAFEAMGMRDRGYGWTLEMQVRAIELGLRIGEIPISHRPRLAGDSKISGRWRASVRAGSVILPTLGRLWLRRWH